The following are encoded together in the Ictidomys tridecemlineatus isolate mIctTri1 chromosome X, mIctTri1.hap1, whole genome shotgun sequence genome:
- the Kantr gene encoding KDM5C adjacent transcript: MSPFSLLILVICAFSLFFLINLTRGLSILLVFSKNQLLALLLLSIVSLFSISLISALIFFDLLPSTFFGFILLFFF; the protein is encoded by the coding sequence ATGTCTCCTTTTTCATTGCTAATATTGGTTATTTGTGCCTTCTCACTTTTTTTCTTGATCAATCTCACCAGAGGTTTgtctattttattagtattttcaaagaaccagcttttggcTTTGTTGCTTCTCTCTATTgtatctttgttttctatttctttaatttctgctctTATCTTTTTTGATCTCCTTCCTTCCACATTTTTTGGGTTTATTCTGttattctttttctga